Proteins encoded within one genomic window of Candidatus Methylomirabilis sp.:
- a CDS encoding response regulator translates to MAAGPSPASHYCPSCGERVFTYSAQVGDRAEIRCGYCGLLLEVTESVQQPVPAGCVVVVDDDQLIRTLLADLLPREGLATEVLSCDSGASFLTQITQRFRQGQPVRLAILDIVMSPLDGLASALALRALERGFERAAAIPILFFSGVRATEELRKQMAGCTPAYYLNKGSDATPERLAERLRNLFTQVLTAGGEPGRPT, encoded by the coding sequence ATGGCCGCAGGGCCCTCTCCGGCGTCCCACTACTGCCCCTCCTGCGGGGAGCGGGTCTTCACGTACAGCGCGCAGGTGGGCGACCGGGCCGAGATCCGGTGCGGATACTGCGGGCTGCTCCTCGAGGTGACCGAGTCCGTCCAGCAGCCTGTGCCCGCCGGCTGCGTCGTGGTAGTGGACGATGACCAGTTGATCCGGACGCTCCTGGCGGATCTCCTGCCCCGGGAGGGGCTGGCCACGGAGGTCCTGAGCTGCGACAGCGGGGCGAGTTTCCTCACCCAGATCACGCAGCGGTTCCGCCAGGGGCAGCCGGTGCGGCTGGCCATCCTGGATATCGTCATGAGTCCCCTGGACGGCCTGGCGTCCGCCCTGGCTCTGCGGGCGCTGGAGCGGGGCTTCGAACGCGCCGCGGCCATCCCCATTCTCTTCTTCTCCGGCGTGCGGGCCACCGAGGAGCTCCGCAAGCAGATGGCCGGTTGCACGCCCGCCTATTACCTCAACAAGGGTTCCGATGCCACCCCGGAGCGTCTCGCGGAGCGCTTGCGCAACCTCTTCACCCAGGTCTTGACGGCGGGCGGGGAGCCCGGTCGCCCCACCTGA
- a CDS encoding YtxH domain-containing protein: MGRARSVGIFGLALVTGGLVGGALALALAPRAGRETRAQVRRAADEALGKVRGVLDEGRQAVQESRTALQRAVEAGRGVLRRAQEEVETAAPVA, encoded by the coding sequence ATGGGACGTGCGAGGTCGGTGGGGATCTTCGGGTTGGCGCTGGTGACCGGGGGCCTGGTGGGGGGAGCTCTGGCCCTCGCGCTCGCCCCGCGGGCGGGGCGGGAAACCCGGGCCCAGGTGCGGCGGGCCGCTGACGAGGCGCTGGGGAAGGTCCGCGGGGTCCTGGACGAGGGGCGGCAGGCGGTGCAGGAGAGCCGGACGGCTCTCCAGAGAGCGGTCGAGGCGGGGCGGGGGGTCCTCCGGAGGGCTCAGGAAGAGGTAGAAACGGCCGCCCCGGTCGCCTAG
- a CDS encoding GAF domain-containing protein: MSEGKRPEMSEADEWRARVHQLTLMLEAVRTLHAEMDLDRLPALLAGEARRLTGAEGAVLYLLERGAGRLTARLGEGPGAAQVSIPLGEGIVGLTARTGRAYILADAKTDPRFSPTLDRATGIRTASLLSVPVANSRGEVLAVLQARNKAGGPFSVGDSELISALALQAASALENAQLYGQVRVHVERLSRLLEVGKAINAEMDLGALLALIVERATRLLQADRSSLFLVDREKKELWTKVAQGLASTELRVPLGTGIAGTVAVSGETVNIADAYSDTRFNPEVDRKTGYRTRTILCLPMRDKAGDILGVFQVLNKREGPFGKEDEEVLAAMASQAAIALENARLYDDLKKAYDRLKQLDQMKSDFLANISHELRTPLTPVIGYVDMMVGESLGPITEQQRKGLQVIQQSVDRMRHLVEDLLTFVRMEQRHLALRAEPFDAGAFVAEVATTQQAKAQGRGVSLAVQVPDERLLVKGDRVELVRVLAHLVDNAIKFTDEGGVTVSAARVTTGEGEPAVEIAVQDTGIGIPAGEEERIFQRFYQVDASSTRRYGGTGLGLAIAKEIVEAHGSRVMLETAPGKGSRFSFRLPLIGPGA, encoded by the coding sequence ATGAGCGAGGGCAAGCGGCCGGAGATGAGCGAAGCCGACGAGTGGCGAGCGCGGGTCCACCAGCTCACGCTCATGCTCGAGGCGGTCCGGACGCTGCACGCCGAGATGGACCTGGACCGCCTGCCGGCCCTCCTGGCCGGCGAGGCCCGGCGCCTCACGGGTGCCGAGGGGGCCGTCCTGTATCTGCTGGAGCGGGGCGCGGGGCGGCTCACGGCTCGGCTCGGGGAGGGCCCGGGGGCTGCCCAGGTCTCCATCCCCCTCGGGGAGGGGATCGTCGGCCTGACGGCGCGGACCGGGCGCGCCTATATCCTCGCCGATGCGAAAACGGACCCCCGCTTCTCGCCGACCCTGGACCGCGCCACGGGCATCCGGACCGCCTCCCTCCTGTCCGTCCCGGTGGCGAACAGCCGGGGGGAAGTGCTGGCGGTCCTCCAGGCCCGCAACAAGGCCGGCGGCCCGTTCAGCGTCGGGGACTCGGAGCTCATCTCGGCCCTCGCCCTGCAGGCGGCCTCCGCCCTGGAAAATGCCCAGCTCTACGGCCAGGTCCGGGTCCACGTGGAGCGCCTCTCCCGCCTGCTCGAGGTGGGGAAGGCGATCAACGCCGAGATGGACCTGGGTGCGCTGCTGGCCCTGATCGTGGAACGGGCCACGCGCCTGCTTCAGGCGGACCGGTCCTCCCTGTTCCTGGTGGACCGGGAGAAGAAGGAGCTCTGGACGAAGGTCGCCCAGGGGCTGGCCTCCACCGAGCTCCGCGTCCCCCTGGGGACCGGCATCGCGGGGACGGTGGCGGTGAGCGGGGAGACCGTGAACATCGCCGACGCGTACAGCGATACCCGCTTCAACCCCGAGGTGGATCGGAAGACCGGCTACCGGACCCGGACCATCCTCTGCCTCCCCATGCGGGACAAGGCCGGGGACATCCTGGGGGTCTTCCAGGTCTTGAACAAGCGGGAGGGTCCATTCGGGAAGGAGGACGAGGAGGTACTGGCGGCGATGGCCTCCCAGGCCGCCATTGCGCTCGAGAACGCCCGGCTCTACGACGACTTGAAGAAGGCCTACGACCGCTTGAAGCAGCTCGACCAGATGAAGTCCGACTTCCTGGCCAACATCTCCCACGAGCTGCGGACGCCCCTGACCCCGGTCATCGGCTACGTGGACATGATGGTGGGCGAGTCCCTGGGGCCCATCACCGAGCAGCAGAGGAAAGGGCTGCAGGTGATCCAGCAGAGCGTTGACCGGATGCGGCACCTGGTGGAAGACCTCCTGACCTTCGTCCGCATGGAGCAGCGCCACCTCGCGTTGCGGGCGGAGCCGTTCGACGCGGGGGCCTTTGTGGCCGAGGTGGCGACGACCCAGCAGGCGAAGGCCCAGGGGAGGGGGGTGTCCCTCGCCGTCCAGGTGCCGGACGAGCGGCTCCTGGTGAAGGGGGACCGGGTGGAGCTCGTCCGCGTCCTGGCTCACCTGGTCGACAACGCCATCAAGTTCACCGACGAGGGGGGGGTGACGGTGAGCGCCGCCAGGGTCACGACCGGAGAGGGGGAGCCGGCCGTGGAGATCGCCGTGCAGGACACCGGGATCGGCATTCCGGCGGGCGAGGAGGAGCGGATCTTCCAGCGCTTCTACCAGGTGGACGCCTCCTCCACCCGCCGCTACGGGGGGACCGGGCTCGGGCTGGCCATCGCGAAGGAGATCGTGGAGGCGCACGGCTCCCGGGTCATGCTGGAGACGGCGCCGGGGAAGGGCTCGCGCTTCAGCTTCCGCCTCCCGCTGATCGGGCCCGGCGCTTAG
- a CDS encoding DUF192 domain-containing protein: MRRLARLFLVLLLALTSASPGTSPAQSPAPLPTVGTVLLGGRVSLRVEVAVTVEEQARGLSGRPGLLPGTGMLFAYPAAGFRSMWMLGMRFPLDFLWIREGRIVDLFERIPPPRPGEGPISVSSPEPAEFILEVPAGLIRAHGLRRGDAAEIRLDRKSP; the protein is encoded by the coding sequence ATGCGGCGGCTTGCCCGGCTCTTCCTCGTCCTGCTCCTGGCGCTCACCTCCGCCTCACCCGGCACATCCCCTGCGCAATCCCCCGCTCCCCTTCCCACCGTCGGGACGGTCCTGCTCGGCGGCCGGGTGAGCCTGCGCGTCGAGGTGGCGGTCACGGTGGAGGAGCAGGCGCGGGGCTTGTCCGGCCGCCCCGGCCTGCTTCCGGGGACCGGGATGCTGTTCGCCTATCCCGCCGCCGGATTCCGGAGCATGTGGATGCTGGGGATGCGCTTCCCGCTCGACTTCCTCTGGATCCGGGAAGGCCGGATCGTGGACCTGTTCGAGCGGATTCCCCCGCCGCGGCCGGGGGAGGGGCCGATCTCCGTGAGCTCCCCCGAGCCGGCCGAGTTCATCCTGGAGGTTCCGGCCGGCCTCATCCGGGCGCACGGCCTGCGCCGCGGTGACGCCGCGGAGATCCGCCTGGACCGGAAATCCCCTTGA
- a CDS encoding trypsin-like peptidase domain-containing protein yields MWRRLGTIVLVGMVAGLTVVAALRVLGPGMPVPPGGMVQAEAPAPLGPGELTSEERIVIGVYKKVSPAVVHIASIALAYDFFFNVVPQAGTGSGFLVDDQGHIVTNNHVVEDARSLEVTLADGTKVPATLVGRDLNNDLAVIKITVAGRTLPVVSLGDSASLQVGQLAIAIGNPFGLDRTVTTGVISSLNRSLRAESGREMRGIIQTDAAINPGNSGGPLLNSRGEVIGINTAIFSPTGGSVGIGFAIPVNTARRLVPQLIATGRVRHPWLGISGLSLSAELAKALDLPVEKGVLIAQVYPRSPAARAGLKGGQARKRVGNTILAVGGDIITAADDKPVESMDRLVAYLDDEKGVGQVVELTLRRGEETVRVKVTLGELPERL; encoded by the coding sequence ATGTGGAGACGACTGGGCACGATCGTCCTCGTAGGGATGGTGGCGGGCCTCACCGTGGTCGCTGCCCTCCGGGTCCTCGGGCCCGGCATGCCCGTCCCGCCCGGGGGCATGGTGCAGGCCGAGGCGCCCGCGCCGCTCGGCCCGGGAGAGCTGACCTCCGAGGAGCGAATCGTCATCGGCGTCTACAAGAAGGTGAGTCCGGCGGTGGTCCACATCGCCAGCATCGCCCTCGCCTACGACTTCTTCTTCAACGTGGTCCCCCAGGCCGGGACGGGGTCCGGCTTTCTCGTCGACGACCAGGGGCACATCGTCACCAACAACCATGTCGTGGAGGACGCCCGGAGCCTGGAGGTGACGCTGGCCGACGGGACCAAGGTCCCGGCGACCCTGGTGGGGCGGGACCTGAATAACGACCTGGCCGTGATCAAGATCACCGTCGCGGGCCGGACGCTCCCGGTCGTCTCCCTGGGGGACTCGGCGTCGCTGCAGGTCGGGCAACTCGCCATCGCCATCGGGAACCCTTTCGGCCTGGACCGGACCGTCACCACCGGCGTGATCTCTTCCCTGAACCGGAGCCTTCGGGCGGAGAGCGGCCGCGAGATGCGAGGGATCATCCAGACCGATGCCGCCATCAACCCCGGCAACTCGGGCGGGCCGCTCCTGAACTCGCGCGGGGAGGTGATCGGGATCAACACGGCGATCTTCTCCCCGACCGGCGGCTCCGTCGGCATCGGCTTCGCGATCCCGGTCAACACCGCCAGGCGGCTCGTCCCCCAGCTCATCGCGACCGGCCGGGTGCGCCATCCCTGGCTGGGGATCTCGGGGCTCAGCCTCTCCGCGGAGCTGGCGAAGGCTCTGGACCTGCCGGTCGAAAAGGGGGTCCTGATCGCCCAGGTCTATCCCCGGAGCCCGGCGGCCCGGGCGGGCCTCAAGGGGGGGCAGGCGCGCAAACGCGTCGGCAACACGATCCTGGCCGTCGGCGGGGACATCATCACGGCGGCCGACGACAAGCCGGTGGAATCGATGGACCGGCTCGTCGCCTACCTCGATGACGAGAAGGGGGTCGGCCAGGTCGTGGAGCTGACCCTCCGCCGCGGCGAGGAGACGGTCCGGGTCAAAGTGACGCTGGGGGAGCTGCCGGAGCGGCTCTGA
- a CDS encoding pitrilysin family protein, whose translation MRIGCRGGGAGRGGRPRAAVPLALVILLLAPGTCAGVEVFERTLDNGLKVLLVQERKAPVATFHVWYRVGSRNERLGATGLSHLLEHMMFKGTPTTGPKEFTRIIQRNGGQDNAFTSHDYTGYYTSIAADRVHLPVALEADRMVNLLLQEEEVRTERDVVLEERRLRTEDDPSAAVVEEMYAAAFKAHPYGNPVIGWMEEIHRLTREDLLQHYRTYYAPSNAVVVAVGDFDREALFARIREAFGRIPRGPAPPPVRSVEPPQQGERRVVVKREAKLPFIFAGYHTPTVGHPDSFALEVLASVLADGKSSRLYRSLVYEQQLALYAAASYDRLSADPSLFYLYAAALPGKGSEQVERALYAEVERLQKEPVAERELQKAKNQLEADFLLSQDSIFSLARQIATYEMVASWREWERTLPGIRAVTAADVQRVARAYLTADNRTVGVLVPLAMKE comes from the coding sequence GTGCGGATCGGCTGCCGCGGGGGCGGAGCGGGACGGGGGGGGAGACCCCGCGCGGCAGTCCCCCTCGCCCTCGTGATCCTGCTCCTGGCCCCCGGGACCTGCGCCGGCGTCGAGGTCTTCGAGCGGACCCTTGACAACGGCCTCAAGGTCCTCCTCGTGCAGGAACGCAAGGCCCCCGTGGCCACCTTCCACGTCTGGTACCGGGTCGGCTCCCGGAACGAGCGGCTGGGGGCGACGGGCCTCTCGCATCTCCTCGAACACATGATGTTCAAGGGGACTCCCACGACCGGCCCCAAGGAGTTCACCCGGATCATCCAGCGCAACGGGGGCCAGGATAACGCCTTCACGAGCCACGACTATACCGGGTACTACACCAGCATCGCCGCCGACCGGGTCCACCTCCCCGTCGCGCTGGAGGCGGACCGGATGGTGAACCTCCTCCTCCAGGAGGAAGAGGTCCGGACGGAGCGGGACGTGGTCCTGGAGGAGCGGCGCCTCCGGACCGAGGACGATCCCTCCGCCGCCGTCGTAGAAGAGATGTACGCCGCCGCCTTCAAGGCCCATCCCTACGGGAACCCGGTCATCGGCTGGATGGAAGAGATCCACCGGCTCACCCGGGAGGACCTGCTGCAGCACTACCGGACCTACTACGCGCCGAGCAATGCCGTCGTGGTGGCGGTCGGGGACTTTGACCGGGAGGCGCTCTTTGCCCGGATCCGGGAAGCCTTCGGGCGGATCCCGCGGGGCCCGGCCCCGCCGCCGGTCCGGAGCGTGGAACCGCCCCAGCAGGGGGAGCGCCGCGTGGTGGTGAAGCGGGAAGCCAAGCTCCCCTTCATCTTCGCCGGGTACCACACCCCCACCGTGGGCCACCCCGACTCCTTCGCGCTCGAGGTCCTGGCCTCGGTCCTGGCGGATGGCAAGAGCAGCCGGCTGTACCGCAGCCTCGTGTACGAGCAGCAGCTGGCGCTCTACGCCGCCGCGTCCTACGACCGGCTGTCGGCGGACCCGTCCCTCTTCTACCTGTACGCTGCGGCCTTACCCGGCAAGGGGAGCGAGCAGGTGGAGCGGGCGCTCTACGCGGAGGTGGAGCGCCTCCAGAAGGAGCCCGTCGCCGAGCGCGAGCTGCAGAAGGCCAAGAACCAGCTCGAGGCCGACTTCCTCCTGAGCCAGGATTCGATCTTCTCCCTGGCCCGGCAGATCGCCACGTACGAGATGGTCGCCTCCTGGCGGGAGTGGGAGCGCACCCTCCCGGGCATTCGGGCGGTGACGGCGGCGGATGTGCAGCGGGTCGCCCGCGCGTACCTCACGGCCGACAACCGGACCGTGGGGGTCCTCGTCCCCCTGGCCATGAAGGAGTAG
- a CDS encoding pitrilysin family protein, with protein sequence MQTRRVRAAATGLTLALLLGLPARPALAAPFATREVLPNGLTLLTAERHALPIVTVRVLVRAGSLHEPADLAGLANLTAALLPQGTARRTALELSEAIDFVGGTLKAEGGEDAATVSLTVLKRDLATGLDLLADVLRSPAFREEEIRRKVQQLKGGIARKAEDPGTVAAEAFAAALYGDHPYGRPVEGTAESLQTITRQHLVEFHTRFYVPNNILVAAAGDVTPAEVRGLFGKAFGDWAGRPVPAPSLPPVAPPSGLRGRRIDRELTQATIVVGHLGYPRRSPDHYALSVLNYILGGGGFTSRLVHSIREERGWAYDVHSRFSPGLEAGPFAVTLQTKNETAGEAVREVLDQLRRIREGGITAQELQDAQAFLTGSFPLRYDTNAEVAALLTQMELHGLGMDFPERYPDLIRALTREEIGRVARRYLDPDRCLVVVVGKQEKITLPF encoded by the coding sequence ATGCAGACCCGCAGAGTCAGGGCGGCCGCGACGGGGCTCACCCTTGCCCTCCTCCTCGGGCTCCCCGCGCGTCCGGCATTGGCTGCGCCCTTCGCGACCCGGGAGGTCCTGCCGAACGGCCTCACCCTGCTCACGGCGGAGCGGCACGCCCTCCCCATCGTCACCGTCCGGGTCCTCGTCCGGGCCGGGAGCCTCCACGAGCCGGCCGACCTGGCCGGCCTGGCCAACCTCACGGCCGCCCTCCTCCCCCAGGGGACAGCCCGCCGGACCGCCCTGGAGCTGAGCGAGGCGATTGATTTCGTCGGCGGCACGCTGAAGGCGGAGGGGGGGGAGGACGCCGCGACCGTGAGCCTGACCGTCCTGAAGCGGGACCTGGCCACCGGGCTCGACCTCCTGGCCGATGTGCTCCGGTCTCCCGCCTTCCGGGAGGAGGAGATCCGGCGAAAGGTCCAACAGCTGAAGGGGGGCATCGCCCGGAAGGCGGAGGACCCGGGGACGGTTGCGGCGGAGGCCTTCGCGGCCGCCCTCTATGGCGACCATCCGTACGGCCGCCCCGTGGAGGGCACGGCCGAGAGCCTCCAGACGATCACCCGCCAGCACCTGGTGGAGTTCCATACCCGTTTCTACGTTCCGAACAACATCCTCGTGGCTGCCGCGGGGGACGTGACGCCGGCCGAGGTCCGGGGTCTCTTCGGCAAAGCCTTCGGCGACTGGGCGGGCCGCCCGGTCCCAGCCCCATCCCTCCCCCCGGTCGCCCCGCCTTCCGGGCTTCGGGGCCGCCGGATTGATCGGGAGCTCACGCAGGCTACCATCGTGGTGGGGCACCTGGGGTATCCCCGCCGCAGCCCCGACCACTACGCCCTCTCGGTCCTGAACTACATCCTGGGGGGCGGGGGGTTCACCTCGCGCCTGGTCCACAGCATCCGGGAGGAGCGGGGGTGGGCCTACGATGTCCACAGCCGGTTCTCCCCCGGGCTGGAGGCGGGGCCGTTTGCTGTGACCCTCCAGACCAAGAACGAGACGGCCGGGGAGGCGGTGCGGGAGGTCCTGGACCAGCTCCGCCGGATCCGCGAGGGGGGCATCACGGCCCAGGAGCTGCAGGACGCCCAGGCGTTCCTGACCGGCTCCTTCCCCCTCCGGTACGACACCAATGCGGAGGTGGCCGCGCTGCTCACGCAGATGGAGCTGCATGGGCTCGGGATGGATTTCCCGGAGCGCTACCCGGACCTGATTCGGGCCCTGACCCGGGAGGAGATTGGCCGCGTCGCCCGGCGGTACCTCGATCCGGACCGCTGCCTGGTGGTCGTGGTCGGGAAGCAGGAGAAGATCACGCTACCGTTCTGA
- a CDS encoding DegQ family serine endoprotease — protein MREQTSSGPRRVRWIPWATACLACFVVGLLVASGLNLPRRSAAAKFWTEGAPVPAAQGAPAPDPRERPPSFVELARRLQGTVVNISTTKAGTASRRHPDLEGRRDPWGDFFERFFGQPRTFRGRSLGSGVIVNEAGYILTNAHVVEQTTEILVRLSDRHEFPATLVGRDGTTDLALIKIAADQPLGVATLGDSDALQIGEWVLAIGNPFGFEHSVTAGIVSGKGRDLGASAYDQYIQTDAAINPGNSGGPLVNTRGEVVGINTAIIPNSHIGFAIPINLAKTILVQLKDQGRVTRAWLGVLIQPVPREAAGSLGLSDDRGALVSEVVADSPAAAAGMHAGDVIVALDGKPVAEARELPRLVAGRPVGSTVEVTFLRGGKRRTVRLTLGELPEERVAARSEEEGGLGLTVRDVTPDLARELGLSGATGVAITAVEPGTEAERAGLKRGDRILEVNRRSVASATEVREALTEAGRGGAILLLVRRGERSLFAALKAPAR, from the coding sequence ATGCGCGAGCAGACATCGAGTGGTCCCCGTCGTGTCCGCTGGATTCCCTGGGCCACCGCCTGCCTGGCCTGCTTCGTGGTCGGGCTGCTGGTGGCGAGTGGCCTGAACCTGCCCCGGCGGAGCGCCGCGGCGAAGTTCTGGACCGAGGGGGCACCCGTGCCTGCCGCCCAGGGGGCCCCCGCCCCCGACCCGCGCGAGCGCCCACCCTCCTTCGTGGAGCTGGCCCGCCGCCTCCAGGGAACCGTGGTGAACATCAGCACCACGAAGGCCGGGACCGCGTCCCGCCGCCACCCGGACCTGGAGGGGCGCCGGGATCCGTGGGGGGACTTCTTCGAGCGGTTCTTCGGCCAACCCCGCACGTTCCGGGGCCGCTCCTTGGGCTCCGGGGTCATCGTGAACGAGGCCGGCTACATCCTGACCAACGCCCACGTGGTGGAGCAGACCACCGAGATCCTGGTCCGCCTCTCGGACCGGCATGAGTTCCCGGCGACCCTCGTGGGCCGGGACGGCACGACGGACCTCGCCCTCATCAAGATCGCCGCGGACCAGCCGCTCGGGGTCGCGACGCTGGGGGATTCGGACGCGCTGCAGATCGGGGAGTGGGTGCTCGCGATCGGGAACCCGTTCGGCTTCGAGCACTCGGTGACGGCGGGGATCGTGAGCGGGAAGGGGCGGGATCTGGGCGCGAGCGCGTACGACCAGTACATCCAGACCGATGCCGCCATCAACCCGGGCAACTCGGGCGGCCCGCTCGTGAACACGCGGGGGGAGGTGGTGGGGATCAACACCGCCATCATCCCGAACAGCCACATCGGGTTCGCCATCCCCATCAACCTGGCCAAAACGATCCTGGTGCAGCTCAAGGATCAAGGCCGGGTGACCCGGGCCTGGCTGGGGGTGCTGATCCAGCCGGTCCCGCGGGAGGCCGCAGGCTCCCTTGGGCTGTCCGATGATCGGGGGGCGCTGGTGAGCGAGGTGGTGGCCGACTCCCCGGCCGCGGCCGCGGGGATGCACGCCGGGGACGTGATCGTGGCCCTGGACGGGAAGCCGGTGGCGGAGGCGCGGGAGCTCCCCCGGCTCGTGGCCGGGCGGCCCGTGGGGAGCACCGTGGAGGTCACGTTCCTGCGGGGGGGCAAGCGGCGGACGGTCCGGCTCACCCTGGGTGAGCTCCCCGAGGAGCGCGTCGCCGCGCGGTCCGAAGAGGAGGGAGGATTGGGCCTGACGGTCCGGGACGTCACCCCGGACCTGGCGCGCGAGCTGGGGCTGTCCGGCGCTACCGGCGTGGCCATCACCGCCGTGGAGCCTGGGACGGAGGCGGAGCGGGCGGGGCTGAAGCGGGGGGACCGCATCCTGGAGGTGAACCGGAGGTCGGTCGCCTCGGCGACGGAGGTCCGGGAGGCCCTGACGGAGGCCGGGCGCGGCGGCGCCATTCTCCTGCTCGTGCGGCGGGGAGAGCGCAGCCTCTTCGCGGCCCTGAAGGCGCCGGCCCGGTAG
- the thrB gene encoding homoserine kinase: MAGQTVTVRVPASTANLGPGFDSLGLALTLYNTASLAIRQDGEVRITVEGQGRGRLDREGKGSLVARAAVAAFRYLGAEPPGLDIALQNEIPLRRGLGSSGTAILSGIAGAAALQGRTLAAEETLRLALPFEGHPDNLAPSLLGGLVASGLADGHVLAVRVPLRAPLKAVAVIPDRELPTAEARRVLPGQVPREDAVFNVTRTALLVAALATGQYACLPEASRDRLHQPYRASLLPGLEEVCEAARKAGALAAFLSGAGSTVLALVAEGGEGVGEAMRRLWRDRFGVTARICLLEVDTEGLRVA; the protein is encoded by the coding sequence ATGGCGGGCCAGACGGTGACGGTACGGGTTCCGGCCTCGACGGCCAACCTGGGACCCGGTTTCGATAGCCTGGGGCTTGCCCTGACCCTCTACAACACCGCGAGCCTGGCCATCCGCCAGGATGGGGAGGTCCGGATCACGGTGGAGGGGCAGGGGCGGGGACGCCTCGACCGAGAGGGGAAGGGATCCCTCGTCGCCCGGGCGGCCGTTGCCGCCTTCCGTTACCTGGGCGCCGAGCCGCCCGGCCTGGACATCGCCCTGCAGAACGAGATCCCGCTGCGGCGGGGCCTGGGCTCGAGCGGGACCGCCATCCTGTCCGGGATCGCTGGAGCGGCAGCCCTCCAGGGGCGTACCCTCGCAGCCGAAGAGACGCTCCGCCTGGCCCTTCCCTTCGAGGGGCACCCGGACAACCTGGCCCCGTCCCTGCTCGGAGGGCTCGTGGCCTCGGGCCTCGCCGACGGCCACGTCCTGGCGGTCCGGGTCCCGCTCCGCGCTCCCCTCAAAGCCGTGGCGGTGATCCCGGATCGGGAATTGCCCACGGCGGAGGCCCGCCGGGTGCTCCCCGGACAGGTCCCCCGCGAGGATGCGGTCTTCAATGTGACCCGCACCGCCTTGCTGGTGGCGGCTCTCGCCACGGGGCAGTACGCCTGCCTCCCGGAGGCGAGCCGGGACCGGCTACACCAACCCTACCGGGCTTCGCTGCTGCCGGGCCTCGAGGAGGTCTGCGAGGCCGCCCGGAAGGCCGGGGCGCTGGCCGCATTTCTGAGCGGGGCCGGCTCCACGGTCCTGGCCCTCGTGGCGGAGGGGGGGGAAGGGGTAGGGGAGGCGATGCGGCGCCTCTGGCGGGACCGGTTCGGCGTCACGGCACGGATATGCCTCCTCGAGGTGGACACCGAGGGGTTGAGGGTGGCATGA